One region of Zingiber officinale cultivar Zhangliang chromosome 7B, Zo_v1.1, whole genome shotgun sequence genomic DNA includes:
- the LOC122004523 gene encoding zinc finger MYM-type protein 1-like, with protein MEHQQPSNKKLKTLLSFFGKRDDQSEFDNQLQCDIPLRPTVGSSTSDLQPHFVSRPIEQREENFDISSIERDPGLQKLICEYSVNERDEIRRAYIKAGSYQPKLIEYPRTKIGKQNRRFQYVWFKQFPWLEYSPSKDKAYCFPCFLFENTSNPMARSALVSEGFNSWKRVNDGEKCAFLIHVGSLSSSHNRCVKCVQDLMKPKQNIDKVLNSQSTEEIIKNRLRLKATIEGLLWLATQGCSFRGHDESKSSLNRGNFIELLKFQAHLNDEIAKVVLHNAPQNAKYTSPQIQKEILHILANKVRTMIRDELGDAKFCILVDEAQDESKKEQMSLIFRFVNNSGFLVERFFEIVSVEDTTSANLKKSISDIFVQHNIQIHNMRGQGYDGASNMRGEWNGLQALFLRDCPYAYYVHCFAHRLQLTLVAAAKDVPSIWQFFSYLTSIVNFVTSSPKRLSDLQSAQQEEIAYMLAIGECESGTGANQIGTLHRPGATRWSSHYDSVRNLIDMYAATCKILGNLSENGPNGTIRGEACGLCNMIMSFEFIFVLFLMEKILETTDILCQALQNKSQDIVNALKFVSTTKVILLKFREDGWDEFFVKVKVFCERHNIEMPDMSCGYKVNRYCQQRDHVTVEHHYHYDIFNAAIDFQVMELNCRFSEATMELLALCSALDPTDSFKKFNMGDICKLASKFYPADFTQQEIHSLRVELEHYQLDIVCDHEFQQISTLSALYREMIVTKKAESYVMIQRLI; from the coding sequence ATGGAACACCAACAACCTTCAAATAAAAAGCTAAAAACATTACTGTCATTTTTTGGGAAAAGAGATGATCAGTCTGAATTTGATAATCAATTGCAGTGTGATATACCTCTTAGACCAACAGTTGGATCCTCTACTTCCGATTTACAACCTCATTTTGTATCTAGGCCAATAGaacaaagagaagaaaattttgatatttcTTCTATTGAACGAGATCCAGGATTACAAAAATTGATTTGTGAATACTCTGTTAATGAGCGGGATGAGATTAGAAGAGCATATATCAAAGCAGGTTCTTATCAACCCAAACTTATTGAGTATCCAAGAACAAAAATTGGAAAGCAAAACCGtcgatttcaatatgtttggttcaaacaaTTTCCTTGGCTAGAATATTCACCTTCAAAGGACAAAGCATATTGTTTTCCATGCTTTCTTTTTGAGAATACAAGTAATCCAATGGCTCGTTCTGCACTTGTTTCTGAAGGGTTTAACAGTTGGAAGAGAGTTAATGATGGAGAAAAATGTGCATTTCTTATTCATGTTGGTTCATTGTCTTCATCACATAATAGATGTGTGAAATGTGTTCAggatttgatgaaaccaaagcaaAATATTGACAAAGTATTGAATTCTCAATCTACGGAGGAAATTATAAAGAATAGGTTGCGCCTAAAGGCAACAATTGAAGGTTTATTATGGCTTGCAACTCAAGGATGTTCTTTTAGAGGTCATGATGAATCAAAGAGTTCCTTAAATCGTGGAAATTTTATTGAATTGTTAAAATTTCAAGCACATTTAAATGATGAAATTGCAAAAGTTGTGTTACATAATGCCCCGCAAAATGCTAAATACACTTCTCCGCAAATTCAAAAGGAAATATTGCATATTCTTGCTAATAAAGTGAGAACAATGATTCGAGATGAATTGGGAGATGCCAAgttttgtattcttgttgatgaagCTCAAGATGAATCTAAAAAAGAGCAAATGTCCCTTATTTTCAGATTTGTTAATAATTCTGGATTTTTGGTGGAACGTTTCTTTGAGATTGTGAGTGTTGAGGACACAACATCAGCAAACCTTAAGAAATCAATTTCTGACATCTTTGTTCAACACAATATTCAAATCCACAACATGAGAGGACAAGGGTATGATGGTGCAAGTAATATGCGTGGTGAATGGAATGGGCTTCAAGCATTATTTCTTAGAGACTGTCCATATGCCTATTATGTACATTGTTTTGCTCATCGTTTACAGTTAACATTGGTTGCAGCTGCTAAGGATGTGCCTTCTATTTGGCAATTCTTTTCTTATTTGACTTCCATTGTAAACTTTGTCACCTCGTCTCCTAAACGTCTTAGTGATTTACAATCTGCTCAACAAGAAGAGATTGCATATATGTTGGCTATTGGTGAGTGTGAATCTGGTACAGGAGCTAATCAAATTGGTACATTGCATAGACCTGGTGCTACTCGTTGGAGCTCTCATTATGATTCTGTTAGGAACTTGATAGACATGTATGCAGCAACTTGTAAGATCCTTGGAAATCTCAGTGAAAATGGGCCAAATGGTACAATACGTGGGGAAGCTTGTGGTTTATGCAACATGATTatgagttttgaatttatatttgtgTTGTTTTTGATGGAAAAGATCTTAGAAACCACTGACATTCTTTGTCAAGCTCTACAAAATAAATCACAAGACATTGTGAATGCTTTAAAATTTGTCTCAACCACAAAAGTCATCCTTCTAAAATTTAGAGAAGATGGTTGGGATGAATTTTTTGTGAAAGTAAAGGTTTTTTGTGAACGACATAATATTGAGATGCCTGATATGAGCTGTGGTTATAAAGTTAATCGTTATTGTCAACAACGAGATCATGTTACAGTTGAGCATCATTATCACTATGATATTTTTAATGCTGCAATAGATTTTCAAGTGATGGAACTAAATTGTAGATTCAGTGAGGCGACAATGGAACTTCTTGCTCTTTGTTCAGCTTTGGATCCTActgattcatttaaaaaatttaatatgggCGATATTTGCAAGCTTGCATCAAAATTTTATCCGGCTGATTTTACTCAACAAGAAATTCATTCTTTGAGAGTTGAATTGGAACACTATCAACTTGACATAGTTTGTGATCATGAGTTTCAACAAATTTCTACTCTTTCTGCATTATATAGAGAAATGATTGTGACTAAAAAGGCTGAGAGTTATGTTATGATTCAGAGATTGATTTGA